AAAGTGGAAAACTCGAAACAGCTTCAAGGATGTCGCTTCTTAGTACGCGTTTTTCCTTCCTGTTTCATGAGGGTAAAAAATGTTGTAACTgcgtaaaaataataacgacGAATATTTCTACATATAAAACGATATCATATATTCGTCTGGAACAGTTCAATTTTAATCAACGatgaacaaataattttagaaaaaagaaaacacaggAGAGCGACGCTTTGCGATCAATATTCGAATTCTGATAACttacttctttatttttaattgttcttttttctttgtgatAAGCAAACGGATATTCTCCATGAGAATGTTTATTAGCGAACTTGATGAACgtttgataattatattacacaCTCTCCAGATGAAATACAGTTTCGTTTCTTATTACACGCTTTGTTGTTTCTCCTTCcgattctatttatattataatatcgagCGTGCGATCCAAGCTAACGTTCGGACAAagagagaaattaaaattgaagtaGGTCAAGTGTGAACGTACCTGGGAGACGTTTTTTGGTATCATCCTTTTGTGTCAGTGTCTTCCAACTATGgcgtctttttctttctttttttctttttttttttttttttttttttttttatttaatattaccgTTCAAAGTTAAAGAACTCGAGCAAATTCTTACACTCTGAAATACTATATcatgaaatacatatttctttagCTTCTCTTAGAGCTTCACAATTTTTAGCGAAGCATTAACGTTGCTCAATTCTCATTCTAATATTCTTCGTATATACCTTTTTAAATCTGAATTTAtgttaaattgttttataggAACGTTTACAAGTTTTGATGCACTTTATTGTTAATCGTTTAAGTTGAACGCGAAAGAGTgatttatgacattataataatttgcatcatttgcaaaaaaaaaataacaaaatatttattaaccaTTTTGAAATTGATTCATAACGGAATGTGTATTCGATTCGACGTGTGATTGTTAAATCAATCTTCATAACGTGATATCGCTTGGcgcttttttatttaatacaatagGAGAAGTCAGCAGAAATATCACTAAATATAGCtatttatctttaataaatatttcgatatcttatttaataaatcctCCGCCTCCTTTAACGCTCTACGAaggatttatattttcttaagcTGATGAAGGTTATAATACTTAAGATCTGTACTAAAAATCTTCGACATTAGAGAGATCACCTAAATATCTGCTTTATTTATGAAAGAACTTGTCAGGACAAAGTTGAAGTATTTCAATCTAAAGCtaagaaagaattttttttcaagtttatttttttaagagACCTCAAAGTCATTGatatgttttttaataaaactctatatattttttacaccAGTGGATGTAACTTTTTATTCCCTGTATAAAAGTATTAAGGCACTTATGTACTTTCCTTGTCTTCCAGACAGCAAGTGTTACGAAATTAaggttaaaatatcttttaaactaaCCGTTTCAGGCACAAGTATCTTGATACGTTTGTATATGGAACAAGAAAACGCGTCGATtgatgaataataaaatatagaatttcatttaaaacgtTACAATTTGAGGAAAAATTATCTTCAGAAAAAATTCTTCCCACCGATACATGTGCCCCCTGAAATACCTTAACTTTGTCCTGAGAAGCTTATCGTACAACCGTACATAAGGCAGATATTTATGTGATCTCATTAAGCTGAGACACCCcgcataaaatattaacgagTCCActgttattctatttttaaattaaaatattcatggaTACTTTTGACAGTACGATATTCCTAAAATGGTAAAAAACGCATCAGATGTCGGTGGATCGAGGATTCACGATTATGATACAGCACTGCAGCTACATTTGGAAACTAGAGAGAACATGGAGGGGATAGGTGATTACGTATGTCTCGCGTGTGGATCACATCTCGCAGTTCCAGCTTTCAGCTCTCCTTGAGGGACTTCAGTATGAATCGGGACGGTTGAGAGCAGTATCCATGATGATGAGGTTCGTCATACTCTTGTTCTTCTGCGGCGCGATCGCTGGTAGTAACGACACTTTGAGCAACGTAATCCCCAGCGACGAGCTACTGGATTTAGAAGAGCAGAACGAGGAGAATAGGCTCGCAAATAATAGAACTCTGAACGAAATATACGAGGATGCTGTTCACGCTTATCTGGATGAAGACTGGGACCGCTGCATTCAAGACTTCAACACCGTTTCTCATGGGTAAATctcaaattgaaattatgaattataatatataaattatgaattataagaataatgattatatctaatttataattatagataattataaaaagagttggtaaaaaaaaataattatttagtaATTAGTGCAAGAGAATCCTATACCGTATACTTCTACTATTTACTAGAAGATAGAAATTCAGTTTTTAAATTGCAaacataacaaaatataaagtgATTCACTGTGcacatatatctttttcaatattctttttttccattGGATACTTTTTTAGATACAAGGCCTACAAGCGAATGATAACAAATTGTAGACGAAAATGCCGTATCAAAGCTGAAGGTGCACCACCGATTTTTCCAGAAAACATCGAGGATTTAcacttttatgaaaaaaagatcAAAGAGACACTATGCCTCTTAACGTGCAATAACGAATATCGGGAGATCGTTGGCTCGAACGTGCTGAAGATGTTACCACGTGAAACTGAACAGAAATTGTTGAACAATGGTATTTATGAATACCTGCATATTTGCTACTATCAGGTaactaaaaagaaagaataactATTAGAAATTATCTTATGatttaatcctttttttttctttggtgCCGCataagataattaaaagaagcaaaaaaatattaaaaattataaaatagcaaatatattattatgtaaatgtatattataaaatatgggATAAATTAACCGATTTATTGTAGCTTTCACTCTTTAAATTTAGCAAGGGATCGATGCTTCTTTAGTATCCCATAAAAGAGGCTGGCGGATTCTAATAAGAGAACTTACGCAATCGTGGCTTCGCAAACCTTACACTAGTGACTTTTTTAGCAGATAAATAATGAGTTTAATGCTCTGAGCAGTCAACTCGACCATAAAGCCTAGCCTACGTAATCGGCGCGCTAATGTTCGGTAGCAATATACCGAAGCGTATTGCATATGCGTCTCATAAAATGTCCCTTCAAACAATCAGATCTCATAATTGCATGAAATATgattctaataaattttcgcCTTTTGCAATACTAATCAACTTTTTCACACTGATCCCATGTTTTAGTACAAGGTTTCATATACGTTGTATCATCTCTTAATTCCATAAATTCTATCctgattttttaatcattttttaataaatatattttttatagacaCATCGATATCAAGACGCAGCCAACGCGCTATTTACCTATCTAGTCGTACATTCTAATCATGAGGTGAATCTGAATCTTTTCAAACGCTATTTAACACTGCCAGGTGTGGAAGAGGAGAAGGTGATAAATCTAGAAACACCGACTTATGTCAGCGTTTACTTCAAAGGCGTCTCAGCTTATGAAAACGGAGATTATGCAGAAGCCGCCGGTCTGTTCGAGACATCATTACGATCGTACTTAGAAGCCGAGGAGGAATGTAGATTTTACTGCGAAGGTCCTTTTGACCAGGGTTGGCATCCAGAATTTACTTCCTCCATCGCAAGTGAGTGGATCTGGAACATAAAAGAAAGCCGGTATATTATCGTTTCCTAAAAATAGCCCTCCGTTTCTTTCAGATCATTTTACGTACTGTTTGAAATGCAAACGATCGTGTTCGCGTAtgttaaacaatataaatggCGATTACCGCAGACACATGTTCAGAAGTCATTACGATTATTTGCAGTTCTCTTATTACAAATGTGAGTATACTCGCTGGTCGAAATGCGATGCGATCATAAGATAAGTTAATAGGGATATTAGAAGTTAGGAAcgcaaaattttaatcatagTTGCACAAAACATGTATCTATCTCTAACTTCCGTGATAATATAcgctgtatatttttcgtatttaaaaaatgcatagCCTTGTACCAAATAAGctaacaatatacatatatatatactggcGCATTTATCGCCACCAGTATCTTGTTTGTAAAATGTAGCAAAGTTTTCTCTGAGAAAAgagtataaacatatatgcgttagttattcataaaatttaccGATAATAACACCTTGATGTACGAATAGTTAACTTATAAATGTTACACCTTTGCAATTACCATGgcaaattaattgtaatttcgtGAATAGAGCTTTTCAGGATGTTCTTAGTCATAGCTCGAAGGAGGTTTAATTGGATTAATCTTGTGTAAGTGCTTAGGCTGTTCCATTTTAATGATCGACATCGTTTATCCGTGGAAATAGCTCCGAGCTGTTGCCTAATCTAGTTTTTTGCCGCTGACTTAATCTCTCGTTGAGCCAATTTATTTCTCACCATGGGCAGCcttgcaaaatattatactacattagtatgtatcattacgtgtTTTTATAGTGGGAAACTTAAAAGCAGCCTGTGCCGCTGTAGGAAGTTTCTTGCTCTTTGATCCGGTGGATAAAACGATGTTGCAAAACAAAGAATACTATAATGCTCAGCCAAAAGTCAAAGTTGACTACTTTTCTCCGAGAGAGGTGACTATCCGACCATTTATcacttaaaaatatgaaaatacaaaatgcaataaatgctaataacatatacaaaattaattatatcccttttttatttttttttttaggacgCTATCAATTACGTAAAAAGACAGGAATACGAATTGAACCTGCTGCATTACATTTCTAATGAATTTTcagttataaatgaaaaattccagaagataaaaaaattggAACAGGACAATGAAACGAATAATGCCGAAAAAAAAGAGCTGGGAAAGGTAAAGAATGCGATgtaaaaaagattgaaaatacatatttgataCTAATAAACTAATCGACTGAAACACTTATTCGATTTTTACGCGTACAAATCGGTCAGTTATTTTCTAAAGTCTAACATGTTTGTACTTTAAGAAAAGCTCTTGATTACCTCTGTGTAtcttttgaaagaaaaagataataaaatattcacaaacagaaatacttttttttatcaaataactAGTTCTTTTTCCACTCGAATTACTTACGTTTCTATTAGATGTCATATTCGAATTTTCGTTGAAACGCCTATGGGATGCAACCCAAAATGCATCCATGCATTTATTGTACAAACATGTAGGCGATTAGTagattaattacatttttataggaTTCCACTTTTAACCGGTTATTTTTCAGATATCAGATACAAAAGCAATACTACATCCACCACCTGGTTATTCGTTGTTTTATTACACGAAattatcaaacaatttttcaatgaaacgaATCGAGGACCACAAAATACacgataaaagatattttgaggacaaaaacgatatttatttaaaagaggAGGATCTTGGTGGGCAAAATCGTTATGTTGCTGATGGTTTCCTTAATTCCACCGAGTGTGAATCTATGATGCAGTTCGCTACTGTATGTATCATTAGCAAGTTCTATTTTACTCTTCAAAGTCTGTATCtgtattaacaattattttaatgtacatatatgtatgtatataatgatAGATGACTGCGGTAGAAGGAGATGGTTACAGTGAAAATAAAAGTCCACAttcaaaatatgaaaagtttGAGGGAATAACTGTTGGGCGAGCGGCtttggtaaaatattcttattttatataatggCTACAATAATATGCTGATGTATTAATGATAATGATGTTGATTCTAGATGGTATACTTTGGGCAAATAAAACCAGAATGGCTGGAATTGCTTTTAGAAAAGACCGAACAAGTTCGGGACCATGTGGAAAGGTATTTCGGACTAAATCATCGACATCTGTATTTCACCTACACTCATTTGGTCTGCCGCACAGCTCTACCCGGTAATTTTCACCTGATGCATCACCGTGCTTCTGGTTCCTTTCGCAGCCGAAATCGCGTTGCACCGATTCACTTGGTACGACTTGTGGGTAACGGTGACCAGTCAAAACATAACTGAATAATCAATTCCAgatgtttcctttttctttaatcTGAAAAGACATATacacagaaaagaaaagaatgaatACCTATTCCGTGATAAAGCAAcaaatcattttcattttaatttagatTCGCCGGTGGATCGAGACGATCTGAGTCATCAAGTTCACGCGGATAATTGTCTGTTGAAGGATAGAGATGTCTGTCTTCGCGAGAGTCCAGCTTATGTTTGGAGAGACTACTCTGCGATTTTGTATCTGAATGATGATTTTCAAGGTGGTGAATTCTTTTTCACCGAAGATCGCGTTACTCGAACGATGGATAACGTTGTTTCACCACGTTGCGGACGAATTGTGGCCTTCTCTGCTGGTAAAGAAAATCTCCATGGAGTTCGTGGTATTTTACAGGGTAAGAGATGCGCTTTGGCGCTATGGTTCACTCAGGACAAGAAATATCTCGAATACGAGAGAGTATTAGCATCGGCAATCTTGAAAAGAGTTCAACGAGTAGGACCTTTTGAGGGAAAGGACATCCAAGTGCCTCctaagtaaataatatattcaatgCTTTAAGTATTAAGACGTTAAGTAACTTATTGTCTTAAAATCTTTCTTTGATCTTCAGGTACGAGGATATGCTTATCCAGTATATGCACAGCGATGAATTGctgaaacattttttgaaaAGTTCTCTATAAGAGAAGTATGAATGGTTGTGATAGATAGCTACAACATTTTGCTACAATTTCAGAAGTTCTACAGgagaagaataatttaaaagagtaatatatgtatttttatggTTAGTAAAATCTGACCTAATATCCAAACTGGGACCTGAGAAGATGCATTGATAGTCATTAACAAAAACAGTGAATCCTAGTAAACATACgttgaattataaattaattataaattctcaGTTTCTCTGTACTTATAACGGAGTCGCTTATTGAAATTATGTACCTTATCAGTATCGAACAGTAGGctctttcgaataaaatgtcGACGTTAAATTGCTTAACATTAGTACGATTGCTTATATAAATTCCGAGCAGgttatttttacattacattatatatatatatataatacataaaatttattttataatagggATGGTATAGAACTTGCGAGACATCTATACAAGTGTTTTGTACTGATTATATGAAATCAATTCGTAACACTCGATGTACTCCACTtggtgttatattttttttcatctttatGTATCTTGCGTTACTCACAATTTCTCTTTTGATTCATTCGTACcatttcatttcctttttttctttttgttctaaGCGTACAAAGTATCATTAATCCTTTTTATCAAACTTTCTCGTCTCTAATTAAACATATTATATCGACGATTTTATACATTAGAAATGAAATGTCAATATGTGTATTGACACGAAGGATGTCCATAATCACGGCACACATACACAATTGAtggtttatttatatataaaatatcctaaTCTTTATTAGAACATAGACATTACATGTCAACAGGCTTACATAACCATTCTATGTATCATGTAACATGTATATCGTATTAATTTATCTTCTTGTTCGTATTTATACTATGTATAAGagtttattatgtatatgcaATTGCATTGCAATCCTATCTTTTAACgcatttctctctctctctttctctctctcttcctttcatTCCTTTTCCATGCTCCCTTTCTCTCACACATGACTTTAAGTCCTGTACACACGACTGCCTTTAGTTTTTTGTATGCGTGTCAATTCCAACACAAAATGCGCGTGTTTgttgaaagtttctttcgtgtgtgtgtgtgtgtgtgtgtgtgtgtgtgattttatttatcagaatctgataaaattgtatttctcgTCATTATTACAATAATACGTAAAAAGCGAGTCGCATAAAATCTAATCATATGTTTTACTTCTGCGTAATCGTACGCATAGGAATCGAAAAAACTTATGCCCGACCGTAATGATATCAAAGGGTGATAAAAAGCCGTAGTTAAACcacgttttctttttaaacacCGTCAGTTCTTTGTTCGGGAATTCAGTCAGGAAGAAAGTGAACGCGATCGTAGTAACATTAATTATGTTTCGTTACAAACatttattacgaaattatAGTGACATCTGCGTATCACAGAAGAGCTCAGTCGATTTTTTGCAGGAACCACTCCATAATAATCGTatgctcttttctttttttcttcatccttatttatcttttttttttttttttttaaacattatcATGCCCAATCATGTACCGAAGATAGATATTTAATCTTTAAATCGTCGATGTACATAATCAAACATTTCCAAACAACTTTTTCCGATCAAATGCTTTCAGAATAGGATCAATCAATGTAAAAGCTTTACTAAAAGAAACATATCAACATATTTGTTAAGTATTAAACAACATCGAATGGAGTGGTCACCAATTTTATCGCATTACTTAGATGGTTTCTTTATATTGCTCTTCGTAGaccttttctttgttttcttttttcacatgagtatatgataataatagtaatcattactataataataacaaaatgaaatgtaaattcgTAAAATAGACGTGGAGCTTCGCGGTTAAACGCTAAAtagttttcttaaaatataaaatcatctTACAATGTACCTTTCAAATGAATGATAGCTATAAAAAAGTTTACCGTGCTTGTCATCCAATAACCAAACATAGCAGTTCGCACTTTTTCTACGAATTACTTCATAGCTTAAAGGATAATGCACTTTTAGAGCCAGGTAACGAATACCTTGCAACAAGTATCACTGCAACTCGTGCATAGATTAAAATTAGACAATCTAAATCTTTGAGTATGTTAATTGAATTTGTCATTTTTATCGGaggttataaatataacattagaaaaaaaaataaacaagatatttttcataaaatctaATAACTTTgctaaaatatcaataaaaaattaaaaagtacaatgttataacttttataacTTACttggaaaaagtaaaaaaatattttacattatgtcAACTATGCACGAGGTATTTTATGCACATGGTATTTAGATGCCAACTTGTTGCCGATAATCTAAACTTGCACAAAAGGAAGCATCGTGTGTGCTGgactatataataatattcgaattCGATTTTTTCAGACTTATTCTTAGAGTTATTACTTCGtttttatatacacatatacatatacacacaggCGGTATGTATGCACATGTAACTGTTAAACGAGATGGACTGTCTCTAAAAACGGTCGATTCGCTTTATGAATATATCGCAAAATCATTGCAAACAATactgaaaatgaaagaataagGAAAAACAAGAAAACGATAGGATACAGTCGATTCGCATTAAAAGTTAAACGTAGtaattttcgttttaaaataataaatataggaaatatttaatgataattatagaaaaaatatagaattatttttgcgataatgaaaagaatgaaatGATTATTGTGGAATTACCATGAAATGTAACTTGCAATTCTTCGAACATTTCATAAGATCTAAAAAATTAATCGCAAATCGCGCAACTAatttgtttgttataatattaaaatcgtatgtttaatcattttaataaagcatttctttttcattactTGCCGATTTCACTTAGTATTACGTATGAACTATTACTAATCTATCGAACATTTTGTTCTTAACGTCCTCGCTATTTTCTTTGTTCATAAATAAAGCAAAACTACGttgcaattcttttttttctttttctttttttctttacgttAACGTACGCAGGAATCGCTGCGTAATAAAGTTGAATGTGTTGTAAAACAAAGAATACGATTTCATTTTGGgaatcattaattttttaaatatacgtgtaaccaaatattttttcaaaaattccacGGATATCGGTAAAAACAGATCTGAAAACGTATACAACAGGACTacatcgaaaaatttaaaaagtaaatataaagcCTCCGTGTAAAATAGAAACGCTAATGTACAGACACGAAGTTAATTGGTGTTACAGAATCTTTACATTTCTTTCAAAACTTCTTAACGATAAGAtagcaatatataataattacattaaaattaacgCAAAATTTAACAATAGATTAAGAACATTGTACTGTTTGATGATCTTTTCTAGAGCTTTTCCGTGCTGTTAGGTAAAaaaagtcataacgtatgtattttgattatatatatgtatatatatacacatatatatacatatatacatatatatatatatatatagacacAATAATATGGCGAGAATATCGTGGTGAAAAATATGCTGGACACCAAAGGTTTTATGCGAGAAAGGTCTACTTACtcttcgacgttttaaacgttttCTGCTGTCGTTATCGTCATCATCGTCGTCGTAGTTACACCTCGTTTACGCATCACGTACAAACTTTACTAAAATAGTACAATCTAATCgagaatatatagaaaaattgaaaaatatacaagttaTAAAACACAGAACGCTATTCATCAGGTAGCGAGTGACTTACGAAGTCCAACTATGTTTTTCGTTACATTTCTGTCCAAATGTTTTCTTCACCTAGGATCATATATATCGTACCATACGCATCTTAATTTATGAAGGGTACGAATTTATGTGATCTTCATTTGCCGCTTTCTCGTATCCAAGatcctttcttttcctttttttaacacGTAACGCGAATAAACTTTACATTCTGCTATATGGAAATCACGTAGCATCACGGCATCTGTACAAATTATTCGTCTACTATGTAATCTTATTATTGTATCGCACACGTTCTTTGGTATCCAACAGGCTTCCCCACGCCGATTTCGAATTTGAACGAACATTAGTCGTGGTATGGGCAGTGAATGAACAAGCAAGTGCCAATATTAAATGGGCAGGCTCTCCCATTGAGGCGCCCATTCTGGAAGTCGTCAATCCACATTGGATGGTGGAGCAGCGTATCTACTCCGTGAGTCGGAATCTCCATCACAAATATACTTTCCTGAAAGTACACAGAAACTGTTCTCctaatgtaatttatatgcATTGTTAACTTGTAAGAACATCGCTCGTGTAAGGACACTATTGTAACTAAAGAAACAAATAGATagaggaaaaaatatagaaagtaAATCACTCACCAGATACGAATCTACGCTTTACTAAACTTAATCTATATCCCGGGCCTAAAAGCTCGAACTCAACTCCGGATAATGTGGTCCCTTCGCAATTAAACTGTGTGAATATGGTTCCTTGGTTTCCTGGCCCATGCGCGAGTTCCACCCGAGCTTTCAACGAGCCTACGCCGTTACCTTCGCTGTGCTGCGACAGTTCCGTGAACTTCCACAGTACCCGATTCGTGTCTTGCAACCACTGTGCCTGAGGTTTACTATTCAGTGACTTGAAACCTCCGTCTATAGGCGCAGCCACGTGAAGATTTAACAGTGGACTTGGAGAAGCCATAGCACGactgttatatttataatcgaTCTGAAACACGCGTAAATCGTTTGTTTAGCAAAAGATTGCTGTAGTAATGTATCAACGATAAGTACCTTAAGATCGGTATGAGTCGTTTCACACTTCCAATAGGCAACAAGTTGGAAAGGGCATGAACCTGCGCCCTCCTTGCACTTGATTTGATACTTGAGTATGTCGACGTTAAAATACGAAGCTGAGGGATTTTGTTCAGCCTGTTTGCGTAACAACGTAGTTAAGGCACTCATATTGAATTCAAAAATTGTACTGTCGACAGTTGTCTGCGTTGCATCCCTGcagaaaatatcaatattcgAACATTCTCGTACGAACTATTTACCACAATCTTCATCCTATCGTTAACTTACATGCTGACAAGCTGATTATTagggaacaatttttccaatctATTACTGTTTCGCACGCGAAACGTAAGTTTCGCAGGGCTTGGATTATTCGCTAACACGGCGACGATACCAGCAGGGAACGATAACATCATATCTCCACTGAGTTTCACCTGACACCGTGTTTCATCGGTACCTCTGAAATAAGAGTGTACTATCTCATGGAAAGCAACTGCTAAAGGTATAGTGTCTGCGAGTCCAATCGTGAGCGGAGATGGGCCCCTGGAAGAGCCAACACCAACACCAGCTGTACGAAACTCTAAGCTAGCCACGCTATCGGCTCTGGATATAGTTGCCGGTGACATTCTACCCCTTGGCGAAGGACCTTCTCCTCTTCGGGACGGAGGTCTAGGAATGATGATGGATCCTGTCGGAGTGGAGGATGCGGATTGCTTGGGAGGTAAGGCCGGAGTGATGTCTCCTACTTCCGAAAACAAATCACCATCTGCAAACGATGAAATCTTCTACATTTCCTATACATAGCCTAAGTTCCcatatagtatacatataacGACATGATACTTTTGACAAGACACAGAAAGCGCCCCGATAAGCTAAGAGTGTGACGACGTGACTCCCGTAAACTCACCAGGGAATCGTGGGTGAGGATGTGTAGGTGGTGCGGATTGTGGCGGCTGTGGTTGAGGCGTCGGTGACAAAGACAGTGGCGGAGGACTTTGCAATGGCGCGTACGGATGACTACCAGTCGGCGTTGAGGCGCTCGATGGTGTACTGCTAGGATTGAACAAGTTTAGGCCAAGTAAATCCGAGCTTGGCTTACCTCCTAATTGCTGTGACACTGACTGAGACCTTTTCATATGATGATCTGAATCGTTATTTGATCCTCTGCGTCCCTGTTACGTAATTGGAACGATATCGTTGGAGAAAAAAGATCCTCTGAAAGTATTAACAcctaagaaagaaaaatcgaagaaaagtaAAGAACGTACCGTCGGTGCAGGCGATAACGATAGATTTTCCACAGTCGCCCTGAGTTCGTCCACACTGGCGCTCATCGGTGCTCCACCGTTGCTTAGTGGTTTTATTTCCACTCGGATCTTTCGTTCCCTCTCATCCTCTGAATCGGTATCTGAGCTAGAATAAAATCCTTTCTCATTCTCCCACGGCTCTGCTTTTGGTCTAATACAGAAACCATCCTCATCTACTTCCGGTGTCGGTGTTTCAGACTTTCTACTGTCATCCTTATCCTCCctattatatagaattagcGCAGTTCAGTAGGATATACCCTCAAATGTTCCAGCAGGCCCAGTGCATCATGTACACATGATaaaatctctttcttttctctgtcttttattttacgtatcAGAAACtaagttattaataattgtgcgttattttacattacaacGTCATTGTGCTTTAGCGGTACTAACGTgccaataaaaattgtaaaagaagaattaaaaaaaagaatagaggACATAGGCATAAGATCTAATTCTATGATCAAgctttttgtataaaaatgttatttgtgCTACTGGTTATTATGGTTTTAATATTC
The nucleotide sequence above comes from Bombus fervidus isolate BK054 chromosome 6, iyBomFerv1, whole genome shotgun sequence. Encoded proteins:
- the LOC139988126 gene encoding F-BAR domain only protein 2 isoform X5, translating into MTVDFADYFWGEKNNGYDVLYHNMKHGAVASKELAEFLKERSTIEENNYKVLSKLAKQAGSSSSTQGTFAPVWAALRGAAEKLAGLHLQMAQRVTELIKDVSKYTDELHKKHKAVKEEESSTLEVVQSIQNITVTLHKAKDMRMQKGLELEKLRKDNASQKELEKAEMKFKKAQDDYKTLVDKYMGIRNDFQTKMTQTCRRFQYVEETHLKHMKEFLNIYADVLQSNHEQVGQVHIDFKRQCSDMTVDKLLEQFVQSKYTGFEKPGTFEYEEIITGLGEMTSHSQLESNVETPKETSKGANGETGVAGNIHSSKNDRGLKGEGCQVDEEKGTVQEKTNENLNERDRELSHAQATKASRRTTSLLNLFMSNSQGFLRSRREKRKEKKAKKKKDIVETSSNKEEKSDLEDKDDSRKSETPTPEVDEDGFCIRPKAEPWENEKGFYSSSDTDSEDERERKIRVEIKPLSNGGAPMSASVDELRATVENLSLSPAPTGRRGSNNDSDHHMKRSQSVSQQLGGKPSSDLLGLNLFNPSSTPSSASTPTGSHPYAPLQSPPPLSLSPTPQPQPPQSAPPTHPHPRFPDGDLFSEVGDITPALPPKQSASSTPTGSIIIPRPPSRRGEGPSPRGRMSPATISRADSVASLEFRTAGVGVGSSRGPSPLTIGLADTIPLAVAFHEIVHSYFRGTDETRCQVKLSGDMMLSFPAGIVAVLANNPSPAKLTFRVRNSNRLEKLFPNNQLVSMDATQTTVDSTIFEFNMSALTTLLRKQAEQNPSASYFNVDILKYQIKCKEGAGSCPFQLVAYWKCETTHTDLKIDYKYNSRAMASPSPLLNLHVAAPIDGGFKSLNSKPQAQWLQDTNRVLWKFTELSQHSEGNGVGSLKARVELAHGPGNQGTIFTQFNCEGTTLSGVEFELLGPGYRLSLVKRRFVSGKYICDGDSDSRSRYAAPPSNVD
- the LOC139988126 gene encoding F-BAR domain only protein 2 isoform X4, which codes for MTVDFADYFWGEKNNGYDVLYHNMKHGAVASKELAEFLKERSTIEENNYKVLSKLAKQAGSSSSTQGTFAPVWAALRGAAEKLAGLHLQMAQRVTELIKDVSKYTDELHKKHKAVKEEESSTLEVVQSIQNITVTLHKAKDMRMQKGLELEKLRKDNASQKELEKAEMKFKKAQDDYKTLVDKYMGIRNDFQTKMTQTCRRFQYVEETHLKHMKEFLNIYADVLQSNHEQVGQVHIDFKRQCSDMTVDKLLEQFVQSKYTGFEKPGTFEYEEIITGLGEMTSHSQLESNVETPKETSKGANGETGVAGNIHSSKNDRGLKGEGCQVDEEKGTVQEKTNENLNERDRELSHAQATKASRRTTSLLNLFMSNSQAMSVVSDKQKQAGSGSAPATPQGNNLPPAVPPPSISRNPLRGSKWFLRSRREKRKEKKAKKKKDIVETSSNKEEKSDLEDKDDSRKSETPTPEVDEDGFCIRPKAEPWENEKGFYSSSDTDSEDERERKIRVEIKPLSNGGAPMSASVDELRATVENLSLSPAPTGRRGSNNDSDHHMKRSHTPSSASTPTGSHPYAPLQSPPPLSLSPTPQPQPPQSAPPTHPHPRFPDGDLFSEVGDITPALPPKQSASSTPTGSIIIPRPPSRRGEGPSPRGRMSPATISRADSVASLEFRTAGVGVGSSRGPSPLTIGLADTIPLAVAFHEIVHSYFRGTDETRCQVKLSGDMMLSFPAGIVAVLANNPSPAKLTFRVRNSNRLEKLFPNNQLVSMDATQTTVDSTIFEFNMSALTTLLRKQAEQNPSASYFNVDILKYQIKCKEGAGSCPFQLVAYWKCETTHTDLKIDYKYNSRAMASPSPLLNLHVAAPIDGGFKSLNSKPQAQWLQDTNRVLWKFTELSQHSEGNGVGSLKARVELAHGPGNQGTIFTQFNCEGTTLSGVEFELLGPGYRLSLVKRRFVSGKYICDGDSDSRSRYAAPPSNVD